A part of Candidatus Electrothrix aestuarii genomic DNA contains:
- a CDS encoding DUF3124 domain-containing protein has translation MRLFSANMMGALLLILLFFGCSPPEEKPAPSSPPPEEEPVFIHDLDITTGQTIFVPAYSEVHYTVNNTMKLAVTLTIHNTDFTYPIILTSVRYYNSKGEMVREYLEKPQRLGPMATADFFVKSGEQTGGVGSNFIVEWVAEHPAYEPVVETLMLSNSGTQGLSFTSTGRVIRHIENKK, from the coding sequence ATGCGCTTATTTTCAGCAAACATGATGGGAGCACTCCTGCTCATTCTTCTTTTCTTCGGATGCAGTCCCCCGGAAGAAAAGCCCGCACCTTCTTCCCCTCCTCCAGAGGAAGAACCGGTTTTCATCCATGATCTTGATATCACAACGGGCCAGACTATCTTTGTACCAGCCTATTCAGAGGTGCATTATACCGTGAATAACACCATGAAGCTGGCCGTCACCCTGACCATCCACAATACAGACTTCACCTATCCTATCATCCTGACATCTGTTCGTTATTATAACTCAAAAGGAGAAATGGTGCGGGAGTATCTGGAGAAACCGCAACGCTTAGGCCCAATGGCCACAGCGGATTTCTTTGTGAAGAGCGGGGAGCAGACAGGCGGGGTGGGAAGCAACTTTATTGTTGAGTGGGTTGCAGAGCATCCTGCGTACGAGCCTGTTGTCGAGACCCTCATGCTGAGTAATTCTGGCACCCAGGGCCTTTCTTTCACCAGCACCGGGCGGGTTATCAGGCATATAGAAAACAAGAAATAA
- a CDS encoding calcium/sodium antiporter, which produces MLIFLFIAGLVLLVVGAEILVKGASRLASALGVSPLVIGLTVVAFATSSPELAVSVKSSFSGQADIALGNVIGSNIMNILFILGLSAIIIPLSVSRQLIRLDVPLLIVLSALILLLSLDGHLGRIDGIILVTGLASYLWFLIHQSRKKKGEMELDGVETAEAGNPQWAKNMALVIGGLVLLVIGSRWLVNSAVSFAEYLKISELIIGLTVVSIGTSLPEAVTSVIAALHGERDMAVGNVVGSNIFNIMGVLGVAAATSPTGIAVSPSVIRFDLPIMITVALACLPIFFTGGVISRKEGFLFFGYYLAYTLYLVLAASGHDALPRFSAIMLYFVLPLTAITLIIVSLQEFRAQKKGVQFWDRT; this is translated from the coding sequence ATGTTAATCTTCCTTTTTATTGCCGGACTGGTACTGCTGGTCGTCGGCGCTGAAATCCTGGTCAAGGGAGCATCACGCTTGGCCAGCGCGCTCGGTGTCTCTCCACTGGTTATCGGCCTGACCGTGGTGGCCTTTGCTACCAGTTCCCCTGAACTTGCGGTGAGCGTCAAGTCCTCATTCTCCGGTCAGGCAGATATTGCCCTGGGCAATGTAATCGGCAGCAACATCATGAATATCCTTTTTATCCTTGGCCTGTCCGCAATTATTATTCCCCTGTCTGTCTCCCGACAACTGATACGGCTTGACGTTCCTCTACTCATCGTGCTTTCAGCCCTGATCCTTTTGCTTTCACTGGATGGACACTTGGGCCGAATAGACGGAATCATACTGGTTACAGGACTTGCTTCCTACCTTTGGTTCCTGATTCATCAAAGCCGCAAGAAAAAAGGAGAGATGGAACTGGACGGCGTTGAAACGGCAGAGGCCGGTAATCCGCAATGGGCCAAGAACATGGCCTTGGTTATAGGTGGGCTGGTGCTGCTGGTCATAGGCTCACGTTGGTTGGTCAACAGTGCGGTTTCCTTTGCCGAATACCTCAAAATCAGTGAATTGATTATCGGCCTGACCGTTGTCTCCATCGGCACATCGTTGCCTGAAGCAGTTACGTCGGTCATTGCCGCCCTTCACGGAGAACGCGACATGGCTGTGGGCAATGTGGTTGGCAGCAATATCTTCAATATTATGGGAGTACTCGGCGTCGCAGCCGCTACCTCGCCAACAGGCATTGCAGTTTCCCCTTCGGTGATCAGATTTGACCTGCCTATTATGATTACTGTTGCCCTGGCATGTCTGCCCATATTTTTTACTGGTGGCGTCATCAGCAGAAAGGAAGGGTTCCTGTTCTTCGGGTATTACCTGGCTTATACCCTTTACCTCGTTCTGGCAGCATCCGGACACGATGCCCTGCCCCGATTCAGTGCGATCATGCTCTATTTTGTGCTGCCGCTTACAGCAATCACCCTGATCATTGTCTCTCTGCAGGAGTTTCGGGCGCAAAAAAAAGGAGTACAATTTTGGGATAGGACATGA
- a CDS encoding TIM-barrel domain-containing protein — protein MSNIVSSSVATGEAQIFSEQEAYKFLKVEEYFSRYKEWETLTIVDSYTYDKTIKALTLKFKRGDGQACSMRIYCLHQDIFRIRFNPGGVFEEDDKNSNSRSIICDTVSDLQKVLQARRGEFQLELTKEDNTVNLLTRDKDQQPVQQVTISLNPFVIQVSSFSAGKFFPVWETAETPIYYTPNGEEDYAIIQAVNKPASAKYIGFGEQGGQSLSKNTAQMNYFNFDNMRYRQVYNQGPLDVREPLYHSDPFFMEFNGVPTQQSVCGTFVGNAGQMFMDIGYMNSKRYMFGTRFGELNYYLFFGQQPADVVSSFTSIVGRSYLKPRYCLGYHQGCYGYERREILEWAVSKYREYQIPLDGLHVDVDVQNNYKTFTIDEEKFPHPYEMFHNLKAQGIKCSTNITPVISCRDTAKYATYNEASASDYFVRDHRHDPDNPAGKKYQLYGGGNEYCSNEWIEDENSPGKWDHYPDGWVQGFNSGEPYIGEVYYGKDGAGHQLGTPGHYADLGRFEVRKWWGTQYQYLFDMGLEMVWQDMTTPAIRESRGDMKGFPFRLLISDDFYGKPDKKTPAIKIWNLYSYNLHKATYHGLAFLKGRENKRNFIIGRGSFTGSHRFAGLWTGDNSSDWDFLKMNVSQALSLGMCGVVINGQDIGGFEASINDGGRWASPELLMRWTAAGAFLPWFRNHYVRKGRKEFQEPFMYEEWFQQYRGGHLPAPQDLYRMVLPVCKHYIELRYRLLQLFYDAMFENTLDGQPICRPLFLNDSQDESLYNDKKDFLDNEFFVGKDLLVAPVLDPQELNNNQGKRDVYLPSGSDWYCFMDNSMPLGPATEGGTTIREFDANLNTEGSHIHFIVPVYVRAGAIIPTIELEQYVGQRNKEQQINPITLNIYPGDEGEYTMYLDDGESLSSTDTVMAHPHLQEAYPERDWNTYRATKISHIRDEGSKERKITVKRIHDGYTPEFEKYFFVAILHDPAEKKEDSGCLKKIRIDEQQIELISGGTAEQRSGSLWASPVNAWYYNENINISFVKVFDNSSEISINAEYV, from the coding sequence ATGTCGAACATCGTTTCATCATCAGTAGCAACAGGGGAAGCACAGATTTTTTCTGAGCAGGAAGCATATAAGTTTCTCAAAGTTGAGGAGTATTTTTCTCGATATAAGGAATGGGAAACGTTAACTATAGTTGATTCCTACACATACGATAAAACAATAAAGGCTCTGACTCTGAAGTTCAAGAGAGGGGATGGTCAGGCATGCAGCATGCGTATTTATTGTCTGCATCAGGATATTTTTCGGATACGTTTTAACCCTGGCGGAGTCTTCGAAGAGGATGATAAGAACAGCAACTCTCGTTCCATTATTTGCGACACAGTGAGTGATTTGCAAAAGGTCTTGCAAGCGAGGAGAGGTGAGTTTCAACTTGAGCTAACGAAAGAAGATAATACAGTTAATCTACTGACCAGAGATAAGGATCAGCAACCTGTCCAGCAGGTGACGATCAGCTTGAATCCTTTTGTCATACAGGTCTCCAGCTTTTCTGCTGGTAAATTTTTTCCGGTTTGGGAAACAGCAGAAACACCGATCTACTACACCCCCAACGGTGAGGAAGATTATGCCATTATTCAGGCGGTGAACAAGCCTGCCAGTGCCAAGTACATAGGCTTTGGCGAACAGGGCGGTCAATCGCTGAGCAAGAATACCGCGCAGATGAATTATTTTAATTTTGATAATATGCGCTATCGCCAGGTCTATAATCAGGGTCCTTTGGATGTTCGTGAACCTTTATATCATTCAGACCCGTTTTTTATGGAATTTAACGGGGTGCCAACGCAGCAGAGCGTTTGCGGAACCTTTGTCGGTAATGCCGGGCAGATGTTTATGGATATCGGTTACATGAATTCTAAACGCTATATGTTCGGTACCCGGTTCGGAGAGCTGAATTACTACCTCTTTTTTGGCCAACAGCCAGCTGATGTGGTGAGTAGTTTCACGTCTATCGTCGGCAGATCCTACTTGAAACCGCGTTATTGCCTGGGATATCATCAGGGCTGTTACGGCTATGAAAGGAGAGAAATTCTGGAATGGGCCGTGAGTAAATATCGGGAATATCAGATTCCTCTTGATGGTCTGCATGTGGATGTGGATGTCCAGAATAATTATAAAACTTTTACTATTGATGAAGAAAAATTCCCTCATCCCTATGAGATGTTTCATAATCTGAAAGCACAGGGGATTAAGTGCAGCACCAATATCACCCCGGTGATCAGTTGTCGGGACACGGCCAAATATGCAACCTATAATGAGGCATCTGCAAGCGATTATTTTGTTCGTGATCATCGCCATGACCCGGATAATCCTGCCGGGAAAAAATACCAATTGTATGGTGGCGGCAATGAGTATTGCTCGAATGAATGGATAGAAGATGAGAATTCTCCGGGAAAGTGGGATCATTACCCTGATGGCTGGGTCCAAGGCTTTAACAGTGGCGAGCCCTATATTGGGGAGGTCTATTATGGTAAGGACGGGGCAGGACACCAATTAGGGACCCCAGGCCATTATGCTGATCTGGGCAGGTTCGAGGTGCGGAAATGGTGGGGAACCCAGTATCAGTATCTCTTTGATATGGGGCTGGAGATGGTTTGGCAGGATATGACTACTCCTGCTATCCGTGAAAGTCGGGGCGACATGAAGGGCTTTCCTTTTCGTCTGTTGATCAGTGATGATTTTTACGGAAAACCGGATAAGAAGACCCCTGCCATTAAAATCTGGAATCTGTATTCCTATAATCTTCACAAAGCCACCTATCATGGCTTAGCCTTTTTGAAGGGCAGGGAGAATAAACGCAATTTTATTATCGGTCGAGGTAGCTTTACTGGCTCGCATCGCTTTGCGGGCCTATGGACCGGTGATAATTCTTCGGACTGGGACTTTCTGAAGATGAATGTGTCGCAGGCTTTGTCTCTGGGTATGTGCGGTGTGGTCATCAACGGTCAGGATATCGGCGGTTTTGAGGCTTCAATCAATGACGGAGGGCGGTGGGCCAGTCCCGAACTTCTGATGCGCTGGACCGCTGCCGGGGCCTTTCTGCCCTGGTTCAGGAATCATTATGTACGCAAGGGACGGAAGGAATTCCAGGAACCCTTTATGTATGAGGAGTGGTTTCAGCAATATCGTGGCGGTCATCTTCCGGCGCCGCAGGACTTGTACCGTATGGTGCTTCCAGTGTGTAAGCATTATATCGAGCTCCGCTATCGCCTGCTTCAGCTCTTTTACGATGCCATGTTTGAAAATACCCTGGACGGTCAACCGATCTGCCGTCCTCTCTTTCTCAACGATTCTCAGGATGAATCGCTCTATAATGATAAGAAGGACTTTCTCGATAACGAGTTTTTTGTTGGCAAGGATCTTCTGGTTGCCCCGGTACTTGACCCGCAGGAGCTGAATAATAATCAGGGGAAAAGGGATGTCTATCTGCCCTCTGGGAGTGACTGGTACTGCTTTATGGATAATAGCATGCCGCTGGGGCCTGCAACTGAGGGGGGAACCACCATCAGGGAGTTTGATGCAAACTTGAACACCGAGGGAAGTCATATCCATTTTATCGTGCCGGTCTATGTCCGGGCCGGGGCTATTATCCCGACCATTGAGCTGGAGCAGTATGTCGGCCAGCGCAATAAGGAACAACAGATTAATCCGATAACTCTGAATATCTATCCAGGTGACGAGGGAGAATACACCATGTATCTTGATGACGGAGAGAGCCTTTCCTCAACTGATACGGTAATGGCTCATCCTCATCTTCAGGAGGCATATCCTGAGCGGGATTGGAATACATACCGTGCAACTAAGATTTCGCATATTCGTGATGAGGGGAGCAAGGAGCGAAAGATTACGGTGAAGCGTATTCATGATGGCTACACGCCAGAATTTGAGAAGTACTTCTTTGTCGCGATCTTGCATGATCCTGCTGAGAAGAAAGAGGATTCAGGTTGCCTGAAGAAAATCAGGATTGACGAGCAACAGATTGAGCTGATTTCTGGCGGAACAGCAGAGCAGAGAAGTGGTAGCCTATGGGCCTCACCTGTCAATGCCTGGTATTATAACGAGAATATCAATATCAGCTTTGTGAAGGTATTTGATAATAGCTCGGAAATCAGTATCAATGCTGAGTATGTGTAG
- the mtnA gene encoding S-methyl-5-thioribose-1-phosphate isomerase, giving the protein MQVNGTLYRCIWPEADGRSVGIIDQTKLPHRFETVTLRTLDDAVLAIRDMLVRGAPLIGATAAYGVCLGLNEDCSDNNLEIACAALIAARPTAVNLRWAVERMRSLLSSLPQEERLEAAYAEAAIICDEDAQVNESLGQYGLELIQKKYEEKGGTVNILTHCNAGWLATVDWGTALAPIFKAHQAGIPVHVWVDETRPRNQGAHLTSWELASAGIDHHLIADNSGGHLMQQGQVDLCIVGTDRTTCTGDVCNKIGTYLKALAAADNGVPFYVALPSSTIDWTLEEGSAIPIEERGQEEVLLVSGLCTDGEIRQVRIAPEQTEAANPAFDVTPARLITGLITERGVCKASKGGLLTLFPEHRD; this is encoded by the coding sequence ATGCAAGTAAACGGAACACTTTATCGCTGCATCTGGCCTGAAGCTGACGGACGTTCCGTCGGTATTATTGACCAAACCAAACTCCCTCATCGTTTCGAGACGGTGACGTTGCGCACCCTGGATGATGCAGTTCTTGCCATCAGAGATATGCTGGTGCGCGGCGCACCGCTGATCGGGGCAACAGCAGCCTATGGAGTCTGCCTGGGCCTGAATGAAGACTGTTCAGATAACAACCTGGAGATCGCCTGTGCGGCCCTGATTGCCGCCAGACCTACAGCTGTGAATCTACGTTGGGCGGTGGAACGGATGCGCTCCTTACTAAGCAGCCTGCCGCAGGAAGAACGACTGGAGGCAGCCTATGCCGAGGCAGCGATTATCTGCGATGAAGATGCCCAGGTAAACGAGAGCCTTGGTCAGTATGGGCTGGAACTCATCCAGAAAAAATACGAGGAAAAAGGCGGGACCGTCAATATCCTCACCCATTGTAATGCGGGTTGGTTAGCAACCGTGGATTGGGGCACCGCCCTTGCGCCAATCTTCAAGGCCCATCAGGCAGGAATTCCCGTGCATGTTTGGGTGGATGAAACCCGACCACGCAACCAGGGTGCCCACCTCACATCCTGGGAATTGGCTTCCGCAGGTATAGACCACCATCTGATTGCGGATAATAGCGGCGGCCACCTCATGCAGCAGGGCCAGGTGGATCTCTGCATAGTCGGTACAGATCGAACAACCTGCACCGGTGATGTCTGCAACAAAATCGGCACCTACCTCAAGGCCTTGGCAGCTGCGGATAATGGCGTACCTTTTTATGTTGCCCTTCCCTCCTCCACCATAGACTGGACTCTGGAAGAGGGCTCTGCAATTCCCATTGAAGAACGCGGCCAGGAAGAGGTGCTCCTGGTTTCCGGCCTCTGTACAGACGGAGAGATACGGCAGGTGCGCATTGCCCCGGAACAGACCGAAGCGGCCAATCCGGCCTTTGATGTCACCCCGGCCCGCCTGATCACCGGCCTGATCACCGAACGGGGCGTTTGCAAGGCAAGCAAGGGGGGGCTCCTTACCTTATTTCCAGAACATAGGGACTAA
- a CDS encoding SulP family inorganic anion transporter, protein MIFKFFPFLLWFKGYKPEMFKMDLVAGITVALVLIPQSMAYAQLAGLPAYYGLYAAFLPPMVAALFGSSRQLGTGPVAVVSLMSAASLESLATAGSQEFITYSIMLALVVGLFQFALGVLRLGMVVNFLSHPVINGFTNAAAIIIASSQFSKFFGVYVDKAPHHYQTMVRVVQAACDYTHWPTLLYGIAAILIMVASKRKNPRIPAVLLAVAITTLLSWATGFNQDALVPLSNIHSPGIQKKIDRFNEVVSEVSHHGRERTDLGKAAEELHKAELEAHGAPPPIELLQIENKVAILSRKMDHAKHDAHLIRTELRRMKFEGIKHENQYTFYAREAIPPGVKTDGRTWRIKLGNSPLDTEKIILTSGGAVVGDVPEGIPSLNMPEINLKAVTKLLPTAIIISLLGFMEAIAIAKAMAAKTGQQIDANQELIGQGLANILGSAGQSYAVSGSFSRSAVNLQAGAVTGISSVVTSMMVLLTLMFFTPLLYHLPQATLAAVIMMAVIGLINTSGFIHAWKAQRYDGIISVITFLVTLYAAPHLDQGILVGFALSMGVFLYKSMRPVVAELSMNEEKILKSSEHYRLKGCRHISVVRFDGALFFANASYLDEQVGRFRNEHPNLRAILLDARGINDMDASGEEVLAMIVQRLRAAGLSFAMSSVKGQVMAVMERTHLLDKIGREHIYPDTKTAVASLTEEIHRDSDLPKDCCPDCPLTHYIPAP, encoded by the coding sequence ATGATCTTTAAATTTTTCCCGTTTCTTCTCTGGTTCAAAGGATATAAGCCGGAAATGTTCAAGATGGATCTGGTTGCAGGTATCACCGTTGCACTGGTGCTCATTCCTCAATCTATGGCCTATGCTCAGCTGGCCGGGCTTCCTGCTTACTATGGTCTCTACGCTGCCTTTCTCCCCCCTATGGTGGCTGCCCTGTTCGGCTCCAGCCGTCAATTGGGCACAGGCCCGGTGGCTGTTGTCTCTCTGATGTCAGCAGCCTCCCTTGAATCTTTAGCCACAGCAGGTTCACAGGAATTCATTACTTACTCCATTATGCTGGCCCTGGTGGTTGGCCTTTTTCAGTTTGCCCTGGGTGTCTTGCGCCTTGGTATGGTAGTAAATTTTCTCTCCCACCCGGTCATCAACGGTTTTACCAATGCCGCAGCTATCATTATTGCCTCTTCCCAATTCTCCAAGTTCTTTGGCGTCTACGTGGATAAGGCACCACATCATTATCAAACTATGGTCCGGGTTGTACAGGCTGCTTGCGATTACACCCATTGGCCCACCCTGCTGTATGGTATTGCGGCAATACTTATCATGGTCGCTTCCAAGAGGAAGAACCCGAGAATTCCGGCTGTTCTGCTCGCCGTTGCCATTACAACTCTCCTCTCCTGGGCAACTGGTTTTAACCAAGACGCCTTGGTTCCCCTCTCAAACATTCATTCTCCAGGAATACAAAAAAAAATAGATCGGTTTAACGAGGTAGTAAGTGAAGTATCCCATCATGGCCGAGAACGGACCGACCTTGGTAAGGCAGCAGAAGAGCTACACAAAGCAGAGCTGGAGGCCCACGGTGCCCCTCCCCCTATTGAGCTGCTTCAAATCGAAAACAAAGTGGCCATACTGAGCAGAAAAATGGATCATGCCAAACATGATGCCCATTTAATCCGGACCGAACTTCGACGCATGAAGTTTGAAGGAATAAAGCATGAAAATCAGTATACCTTTTATGCCAGGGAGGCTATTCCGCCTGGTGTCAAGACAGATGGTCGCACCTGGCGCATCAAGCTTGGGAACTCACCCCTGGATACTGAAAAAATTATACTCACCAGTGGCGGTGCAGTTGTGGGCGATGTACCGGAAGGGATTCCCTCTTTGAATATGCCGGAGATCAACCTGAAAGCTGTAACAAAACTGCTCCCCACAGCGATCATCATCTCTCTTCTTGGTTTCATGGAGGCCATAGCTATTGCCAAAGCAATGGCGGCAAAAACCGGTCAACAAATTGATGCCAACCAGGAGCTCATCGGCCAGGGTTTGGCAAACATCCTTGGCTCTGCGGGCCAAAGTTATGCCGTGTCCGGTTCCTTTTCCCGCTCAGCAGTAAATCTCCAGGCTGGCGCTGTCACCGGTATTTCCTCTGTGGTCACCTCCATGATGGTCCTGCTGACGCTGATGTTTTTCACCCCCCTGCTCTATCACCTGCCTCAGGCGACCTTGGCAGCGGTTATCATGATGGCGGTTATCGGACTGATCAATACCAGCGGTTTTATTCACGCCTGGAAGGCTCAGCGCTATGATGGGATCATATCGGTGATCACCTTTCTCGTAACCCTCTATGCCGCGCCCCATTTGGACCAAGGCATTCTGGTCGGTTTCGCCCTGTCTATGGGAGTGTTTCTCTACAAATCCATGCGTCCCGTTGTTGCTGAGCTTTCCATGAACGAGGAGAAAATCCTCAAGAGCTCGGAACATTACCGACTCAAGGGCTGTCGTCATATCTCCGTGGTCCGTTTTGATGGCGCCCTGTTCTTTGCCAATGCCAGTTACCTTGATGAACAGGTTGGAAGGTTCCGCAACGAGCACCCCAATCTCCGAGCTATTCTACTTGATGCCCGTGGCATTAACGACATGGACGCCTCTGGCGAAGAAGTTCTCGCCATGATCGTACAGCGTCTGCGAGCAGCTGGCCTAAGCTTTGCCATGAGTAGTGTAAAAGGCCAGGTAATGGCAGTCATGGAACGAACCCATCTACTCGACAAGATTGGCAGAGAGCATATCTATCCAGACACAAAAACAGCTGTTGCCTCTCTCACAGAGGAAATACATAGGGATTCAGATCTCCCTAAAGATTGCTGTCCAGATTGCCCCTTGACCCATTACATACCAGCGCCCTGA
- a CDS encoding fibronectin type III domain-containing protein, producing MRFPKTEAKIIALAQKIIAGLRDNPNFPDPPVSPDQLQARLDKLLNSSDAQVKALAASKQATDIKQADLDDTMTDMKSIIHYAEDTVHGDDAKLSELGWGGRAEPRALQVPGQPRLLEIPEQGAGWLTLDWKKPVAGGAPASYKIERRELTEGGTWDLAGIAIETEATINNQKHGKEWEYRVLAINKAGEGEPSNTVTAVL from the coding sequence ATGCGTTTCCCGAAGACCGAAGCAAAAATCATAGCCCTGGCCCAGAAGATCATCGCCGGACTGCGAGACAATCCCAACTTCCCCGACCCTCCTGTCTCGCCGGACCAACTCCAGGCCCGGCTGGACAAGCTGCTTAATTCCAGTGATGCCCAGGTGAAGGCTCTGGCAGCGTCCAAACAGGCCACGGATATCAAGCAGGCTGATTTAGATGACACGATGACGGATATGAAAAGCATAATCCATTATGCCGAAGATACCGTGCATGGCGATGATGCCAAATTATCGGAATTAGGTTGGGGTGGCAGGGCCGAGCCGCGTGCCTTGCAGGTACCCGGACAACCGAGACTCCTTGAAATCCCGGAGCAGGGTGCGGGCTGGCTGACCCTGGACTGGAAAAAACCTGTTGCTGGCGGCGCACCGGCCTCCTACAAGATCGAACGGCGGGAATTGACCGAAGGCGGCACCTGGGACCTGGCCGGGATTGCCATTGAAACCGAGGCCACGATCAACAATCAGAAACACGGCAAAGAATGGGAATACCGCGTCCTTGCCATCAACAAGGCAGGTGAAGGAGAGCCCAGCAACACGGTGACGGCGGTGCTGTAA